The Pichia kudriavzevii chromosome 3, complete sequence nucleotide sequence GATCATGGCCGTCATGCCCGCTCCGTCCACAGTTACACCTAGTGCATCATCCGAATCTGTCAAGACAGTCAAACAAACGTCATCCCCATCTTTTATCCACAAGCTCTATGCCATGCTTGAGGAGCCTGAAATGGACGAGTTAATATGGTGGCATGAAAACCAGACTAATTTCTTTGTGAGACCATGTGAAGAGTTTACTAAGAATCTTTCCAAGTATTTCAAACATGCTAACGTGGCATCATTCATTAGACAATTGAACATGTATGGCTTCCACAAAGTTGATAATAGTAACAGTCATcacaataataacaattcCAGCAATGTCAATGATCATAATAATTCCAACAACACTAATGATTCTAATAACTCGAGTAATGCCAATACTGTTAAAAAGTCGAGTGGACCTAATGAGTCTAATGAGTCTAATGCAGCTGATAACCCCAACATGAAAGATAATGGTAACGAAAACACTAGTAACACTAATCCAAACATTGGATCTGTTAATGCCGAAAAGGATAACAAGGATGAAAAACCTACAGGTGACAAGGATGCGGGTAATTCTAGTCGCAACTTAGATAACAACCATGGACAGATATGGGAGTTTAAACATAACTCTGGAGTGTTTCGAAAGGGAAATGTTGAGGGCTTGAATAGCATTAAAAGGAGATCCTTCAAAAATACCCCTGACAAAGAATCTAAATTAGTTTATGATATACCGCCTGTACCCTATTCCACTACACTCCATAATGGTGCGACTAACATTGCGGTGACAAATTCGCATATTGCTGGTTCGTCTACTCCTGAAAACTATCATCATATTCAGCAGCTTTTgttgcagcagcagcagcaacagcagcaacagcagcaacaaaatcaacaaaatcaacattttaATAGATTGTCATTTGatcaaaataatcaaagAAGCTCTATACCTGGACAATACGAGTTTTCTGAGGATCGCAGTACAATACTTTTCCAAGCTCAAATTAGTCAGTTGGAACACGATAGAAATTCTTTGTTTAATCATATAAAGGATCTGCAAGCTTGGAACCACACTCTGCAAATCAAATTTAATGAAATGGCTATAAAAATGGAAGAGATCCAAAAAGTCAATGATATTTACAGAGAAGAACTAGCTCATATTAACTACGATTTTGTTACGACATTGGATGCGATTAGAGACTCTTGTAAGAACCAAGGTGTTCTTGATAATGTTCGCTCAAAGACGCTACAAAGAAGTGCCTATAGAGATATGACCTTTAAAAACTTAGCATATCAGTACCAGGGACCCGTCCAGGTACAAGGTATGCAAAATGTTTCTAACATTCCTAATCCTGTTCCAGCTGGTCCTGTTTCTCACATAAGAAATGGAAGTTATTCGACCTTAGCTAATCGAAATTCTTCTACTGCATCCGTTTCATCGAACCCTTATTTTACTGCTCTAAAAAGACCATCAACTTCTACCAGCGGACTAGGTAattcaaatacaaatgTCAATGCCAATGTAAACGCTAGTACTACTCCAAATGTTAACACAAGCACAATTTCTGGGAATACTAATCCGCCTCCACCAGGGAGTATTCCTCAAGGTTCTGAGACTCCTTTCCAGAGAGATATTAGATATTCTGTTTCCACATCCTCAGGAAGGACAAgaaatccttcaatttatGACCCTCTCCAGCCGTTGCCAGTACAGGCAAGCTTTTATCCTGTTGACATAAATTCCTTAAGTAGACAACATTCGTTATCACAGGTTTATGTTACACATAGAAAAGAAGAGCTGGACGATAAAAAGGATgtgaaaaaacaaaagcatTGAGCCGACACCATAAGTAAAGTACCCTTAGgaagattttcaaactgATTCTAGAATTTATTAGTGTATCCCGTTATGTACAGTAAATTTATATAatgtatatatttatgACCCGCCTTAAAGAAATGATAAAAGACGCCATAGCCAGAATTTACGATTACTATCAGCACGTTCAGTCACTATTTTTATTCTCGTTAGATTCGCAAAGTTGAGGTacagtttcttcatctttcACATTCAACAGTGGTATGTTGGAGTTACGTGCTTGTTTCATTTCTTGGTAATAATCATATCCTGATAAAACCTCAATTTTATCTACCAACAAATCGAAGGGACCATGTTGACCATCGGCCAGTGATAAACCGACTGATTTGATTCtgtctttttcaaactcaGCTTCATATTGGATTTGGACACTACCTCTATTGGTTAAGACAAACTCGGacaaatcaataaatatattttcCCAGACTGGAGTTTCGTTGTCTCCTGGTCTAGTAAAAAGCCTATGCTGATACAAATCGGTTCTTGACATTGTATCGGTTTGAACATTGACCATAAACTTCCTATTAGGCGTCAAATTTAGAACACGCAAATGCAAAACTTGAAAGGGTGACCAATCCCACCAGAAATTGGCTTGACTCTTGAATATATAGAACGGCTTGAATTGTGCCTTTGGATCTTTTATTCTGTTCTTCGTTTTGAACATGGCCCAACCAGATTGTAAAACTTTGGGATTACCTTTAGGTAGAGTCGGATTTAGTAACCCATGAAATCTTGCGACTAATGGGGATTCCGTTGCCGGTCTGTACGGGTCGAAATATGCCGTGGAATAACCACCTAAAGATGAATCCGATGTGGTTTGGATACGGGGGAAGGTAGCTGGGTCCGAGAAATCCAGTATACACAAACGTGTAGGTCTCTGTGGTGTCTTTAGATGCTTCACAAGGGACTTGAACATGTTTTTAGCTGTATGCAAACCAAACCCAAAAGAAATTGCAATGACAACTTTGTTAGCAGGAGTTTTCCTGCCAGTTTTATATTCGTTgatctttttttctacCTTTTTTCCCCTTGTTCATAAGAAATACATCCTCCATAAATAACGCCTTCCCTTTCGCCAAAGCATCCATGCATCTACTTCGTTTTCTTCCTAGAACCTCGTTTGGAGTCCCCCTCCATGCTGTTGTCCAACTAGTGCTGCTCTTCAATGCAGTCAACAAGGCTTCTGGTTTGTATGGTCTCCTGTCAATATTCACAGCGCACCCGGTCGATGGTATACAATGGACCTACTATCTAACAAACACGGCTCTATTCATTTTAACAGTAAGTACATATATCtacatcatcaaattacCTTCATCAAACTTAAACAATGATGCAAGTTTGCCTGCCCTTAAATGCATAGCTGTATTTACCATTTGTTATGTTGCCGATTTTCTTTCCGGAAATCTTTTCATGCTGTACTTGGCTAACCTTTGGATCAAGGAGGAAAACCAAGGAGCAGCCAGCATTCAGAATTCCACTTCTGTTTATGTCTCTCATTTGGTGAAAAGGGTTTCAAAGGAAACTAAATTACAAAGTGCTAGTGAGCAATATGAAATTGGAGTGTCTGTGATTACAATACTTATCTCAGAATTGATCAGAGGTTACTTTGTGTCTCTAGTGCTTTCTTACTATCTTCGTCTTCGTAGGAGGGTCCAGAGACGTGTACATGGCTGGTTTGCTCGTCCCGTGGACGTTTTAGACAAATTGCTCTAGTCCCGCCGTGTTGTTGCTCGTTCCTTTCAATTTAGTGTGTAGCCTCGTATACGTTATAcataatatataaaaaatttcaggaaaaaattattttttgatcaattcttttgttaaAACTTGTCAGCTTTAATTCCAGGCCGAATAAGTATAATTTTTATCGTTTGAATACACTCACCACTTAGTTGTTGCCTATTGAAACATCTACAATGTCTTTTTCTGATTATTCCTCAGACGAAGATGACTTCAGTCCAGTCTCTAGCACGCATATATCTCAGGCCAGGGAGAAGACGgaaatttttgataaatttgcAGATAAAATCAACTTAGAGCCTTATCACAATCACAGAATTACAAGAGACAAAGCCTTAAGGGCCACTGTTGACCAAGTGTTGGATCCAAGGACGTTGCGGTTTTTGGGAAAGATTTTCAATACTGGCTTAATAACGAAAATTAATGGGTGTGTGTCTACAGGGAAAGAAGCAAATATTTATTATTCTGAAAACGAATCAACTGGCCTTGAATATGCCGTCAAAATCTATAAGACCTCGATTCTTGTTTTTAAAGATAGAACCAGATACGTGGTGGGTGAACACCGTTTTGGTGAAAAACAGTCTAAAAACCCAAGACAAATGGTTAAGAATTGGGCTGAAAAAGAATATagaaacttgaaaagaCTACATGCAGAACCGCTGATAAATTCACCTGAACCAATGGATTTACGTGAGAATATTCTAGTTATGGAATATTTGACACGTGGAAAAGGTGAGCCATCTCCAAAACTAAGGGATTACGATTTTACTGATTTAACTGATGTTATACATTACTATCATGAAATGTTAATTCTCATGAGAGTTTTATACCAGAATTGTAGGCTAGTCCATGCAGATCTAAGTGAATACAACACCATTGTacacaacaacaaattaTATGTCTTTGATGTTTCGCAATCAGTGGAACCAGACCATCCGATGGCCATGGACTTTTTAAGAATGGACATAAAAAACGtgaatgatttttttaacAGAATTAAGAAGATCAATGTTTATGCAGAACGtgatatttttaaatttgtGATTTCGCCTCATGACgttcttttcaaagattttgaccacgaagaaaaaaataatccTGAAACGAAAACAATATTGGAAGAATACCTCAATTCTCTACATCTTAAATCAactgaagaagatgaatttcaagatgAGGTATTTAGGAGTCTACACTTGGTCTCAAGTCTTCACAATATAGATGAGAGAGACTTCAATAAGTTTGCAAATGGGGATATAGATACTTTAGTTGATTTAGTTGGGAATACCAAAATCAGCAAGATTCAAGACTCTAGTCGTGACTCTGCAAgcgatgatgaagaagaacaagatgAATACAGTGATGTTGATTCCACAGATGATGAGAATGAGGAAAGCAAATCTGCAAAAAAGGAATTAAAGCTCaaaaagtttgaagataaagatgaaaaaaaagcccGCAAGCAAAAGGCTAAGGAGGAAGCAAGGGAAAAGCgtcaaaataaaatgaaaaaacaTGTTAAGAAAAAGCTAGTTAAGAAGGGTAAGAAATGatgtttttggaaaaaggATCAATTGGTTGTAGAAGCTATATCCATAATTATAAACTTTAATTGCCATATGATAATTGCCTTGGATCTGCCTATCATCACACTTGATTACTTTGGGccgttttcttttgctgcTAATTCAATACTGGCACGGCACTAAAAGTTCACATATAAAAGTACAATCTTTATAAttactttctttttgaacCTTTTATCGCATTCAGTATCAGATCTAGACTGAACAAGTTTAATGTGTTTTAGAGGCGTATATATCTTTTTCATCGTAACTATAGGTTGAACATTGATTGTTTGACTTTCTCCTGCTTATTCTACCAGGTTCATTGAACCATGGTAGAATAATTGTGTGCGGAAGATCTTCCAATAGTAAAAGATTACTCTTTTATGCGGACCCCTATCTGTTTAGCACTCGTTATATACCTATCTCGTTGTCTTTTTGTGAAGTGAAAGATTTCGGAACAAATTCGTGACTGATTTCTTAGAAATTGAGCCTAATCCTTGGTTTATTGGACGAAATGTTGACGGTATACTGGCCAGAAATAGTCCGTTAGGGTTGGTTTTGTGATGGTTACTAAACCCGCAATATTATAGAAGTACTATCAATTACACGTGATCATAAAGATAGCGCAAAAGCAAAcaattcttttcaaattttagTTAAACaaatgtatgtatatatagctacgaagaagaaaaccGAAATTAATTCTTACAGTAGAATCATGCTGCCTAATAATAACTTCTTCTAGGTTAAAATAACTCAAAAAAATGCTACAAAGTCCTAAGTTGCGTTTGAAGTTCTCTACCATTATCTAATAAGGCGAAGTTTAGATAGGAAATTCAATTCCCAATCCAGTATATTCTTCCGACATTTCAGACAACACTGCGATTAAAGAGAACCTTCGTATAACCAAATAGATCTTTCTTTCTAGAAATTAAACTCCGCCACTTTCACAATAACAACCATcctcaaaaaaaaaaaaacatgtttaGTGGACGAGACCGGAGTCGAACCGATGACCTTTCGCTTGCAAGGCGAACGCGCTACCAACTACGCCACACGCCCAGTTATAAAATTTTAAGCTGCTCGTTGATATTTTCGACTATAGTTgtaatatttttattgcCTTATAATAAGATCTGAATTTATTTCTACACAGGCAAAACACAATATTCAAGTAGTATCAAAAAtcttaaagaaaaaaattttgttAGTTTTGTCAAATTCTTGTAAGTacaatatttttaaaatcattatttttctGTGTACTCTggtgtttttttcagttgagtttgaataaatttgaaaagatatGGAGGAAAAGGTTTTAAGTACTAGAGTAAAATCATTGCTCTCTGAGCTATATAGTTTAAGCTTCAACAATTCGAAACTTAAAATATGCGTGATAATACTCATCTTGCTAATCATATCTGATTGGATTAGGTGATGAAATATGGAGATCATTAACTTCTTACTAACAGGGTTTActttttcagtttttctATAATACAAAAAAGTCTTACcagtttattttttaatttattAGACATCTGTTATCTTTCTCGGCATATAACGAtaccttctttttctttattttttctcacGTAAATTTACTTAACAGTGATTGATTTTTAAGCGTTATATAGGGGTTTTATCAATAGGTGTAATgattgcaaaaaaaaaagactttTTTCATCCAGCTTTTAATGCATCTAATCCTTAAGgcaaaaagtttttacCCCCTTTCTGGTTTTGTAAAGTAGCTAGTACTGATGAggctatttttttttggttaaGAGTTGTGATATCCAATTTAACTGGAGTTACTTGTAAACGTAAAATAgtttattcatttttgagTTAGTTTTCTTGCAAAAAAAGGAATACAAAAAATCTTtacaaaaaacaaatgtCTTATTTATTCAATGTAGATAGAATAAACTATACATATaatcttttattttctatCTGAAgacaatttcaaactttttttttgcctaATTAGATACCTGTCCCAAATTTGAAATGCAATAATTCCTCAATTTATGATCGTTACAATGTTTGATAGTTGAAAAGACTTTATTTGAACATGCAATAGAAGTCATATGTTATCatataaacaaaagaagCTCCAACTGCATTGGTTTTTTTGGCGGTCTTCACCAAGCAAGGTAGTTGGAAGGAAAAGTTATTGGATAAACGGTCTTTCGGCCTACGTGCAAATCTATTTCCTCTAGAGCCAGGTCTACATTCCTTTTAATATAGACTTAACCACTACGGTAGATAATGATATTCTTAATTCACTAATTATACCTGGATATCCATGCATAAAGAATAGACTGCTTTTCTAATAGGTAAATAAAGGCCAAGCGATTAAGCTACTCGTATGAATGCTGTAACTTCGGCCGAGGATATCTGTACACTTTCCATATTGGGACTAACACCGGAAGCAGAATTCTCGGGTTTGCCGGACTTTAGCACGATGGCAGTTTTTAAGTCCGATTCGCTTACTATGCTTCAGTttgctttattttttcttactAATAATGACCGATGACTTTGTCTGAAAACCGGAAATCAATGTTATCTCCACAAAAGCAGCAGGGTTCAGTCGTttcaagcaaaaaaaaaaacttctcTCTGATCCCTTTAAAATTATACGTTTTGCCACTTGGCACCCTTTGTTTTAAGCAATTCTTTTAACCTACACTAACCAAACGTTTCAATTGTTAGAATAATCTTCTTTGGTTAGTCGACCATGTCATCTGTCAGTGATTCCAGTGTTGGAAAACGTGATGTCCCTTCTGCATGCGAGAAAATGCAACACAATTCTTCTAATGCTAGTGACGGAATCAATTCTTTCCATCCTGGttaccaaaaccaaaatgaagattttaACGACGAAGTGATAAACATCCACAGGGCAATTACCAGGGAATCTCATTTTAATGAAGCAATTGGTACCAATGACAACCAAGTCCTTCAGCgtctttcaacattatcTAGAACTTTATCCCATATGACTGCTGCAGACAtgaaatctttcaaaatcgACGagaatgattttgatttaaaGGCAATTCTTAAATTCATGGCACACAAGAATGAGGAGAACGGTATCAAAACGAAAAATTGTGAAgttgttttcaaagatCTAACAATCACAGGTAAAAACACCTCTGCTTCCGTTGTTAAAGATGTCACCGATGTATTTTTTCCACCATACGCTTTTATAAGAAACAGGATAGAGGCCAGAAGGAATgcttttgatttcaagaaattgccAAAGACGAGAAAAATTGTTAAGGATGCCACTGGTTACTTACTGCCTGGTACAATGACTTTAGTATTAGGAAGACCTGGTGCTGGTTGCTCTTCacttttgaaagttttatCAGGAGAAACTAAAACTTATATAGGTTACGAAGGTGAAATATCTTATGGAGGAATTCCATCTGACGTGATGTTCAAAGACCATAAGAACCAGTTGATTTACAATCCCGAATTGGACGTTCATTTTCCTTACCTAACTGTCGAGGAAACCATGCAATTTGCAATTGGGTGTAAGACGCCAAATATTAGGATCAATAATGTATCAAGGAAAGAATACATCAATACTATCAAGGACCTATATCTCActttgtttggtttgaaaCACGTTGAAAAAACGTTGGTTGGTAATGATTTTGTCAGAGGTATTTCAGGTggtcaaagaaaaagggtTTCCATTGCAGAAGCCATGGTAACAAAAGGTACtgttttctgttttgatAACGCTACAAGAGGTTTGGATGCATCGACCGCCCTAGAATTTGCAGAATCATTAAGAACATCGACAAACATCACTGAAACAACTTCTGTTGTTACCATTTATCAAGCGTCTGAGAATATATACAAACTTTTCGATTATGTTACTGTTCTGTATCTTGGTCGTCAAGTTTATTTTGGTCCTATTGATCAAGCCGTTGACTTTTTTTACAGAATGGGTTACGAGAAACCTTCGAGACAGACTACACCGGAGTTTTTGACCGCAGTGACTGATCCTCTAGCCAGAAATATCAGAGCTGGATTCAAGCAATCAGAAATTCCACAAACCGCTGATGAATTCGAACAGTACTGGAAAAATTCCCCTGAATATGCTGATTTGGTTCGTACTGTGgattcaaaacttcaataTGCAAATGGAAGTGAAACTCAccaaaatttcaaagatgtGGCAGTTGctgaaaaacagaaatggacatcttcaaaatctccatacatcatcaacttcgTCGAGCAATTAAAGTTGTGTTGTGAGAGGAGGTTTCACAATCTTGTTAATAATAAAGCCTATACTTTGACATTAGTTTTTGCTGCTGTTATTCAGTCGTTGATTATTGGTTCCCTCTATTACAATACAACGGAAGAAACAATCGGTGCTTTTTCGAGAGGTGGtgttcttttcttctcatGCCTTTATTTTGCAATTATGTCCCTCGCTGAAACTGCAGATTTGTTTATGGATAAAccaattttgaataagCAATTCTGCTACACTATGTACCGTCCTTCTGCAGAATTAATTGCTAAACAGTTGGTATCCTTTCCAGTCCGATGCCTAGCAATCacatgtttttctttgattatTTACTTCTTATCAAACCTGAAGAGAGAAGCTGgctctttttttatttattacTTATTTGTCAATTTGATTGTGCAGGCTGTTGTTTCATTATTTACATTGCTCGCTTCTCTAATGCCAGATCTATCTGCCGCTAATGGTATTAATGGTATAACTATGATGTCAATGATTGTGTACTCATCATATATGATTCAAAGGCCTTCTATGTGGTGGTGGTTCAAATGGTTCTCATATTGTAACCCGGTTCTATATGCATTTGAATCAATGATCCTATCTGAATTTAGGGGAAGGGTTATGCCTTGCTCAGAGACTCAGTTAATTCCGTCTGGCCCATCCTATAGCAGCATCAATCCTCTTATAAATCAGGTCTGTGGGTTTGTTGGTGCTGCTCCTTCCAAGGAACTATATAATGGCAGAAATGATGTCGATGGtatgatttatttgaaattagcATTTCAGTATACGTGGGGCCATATGTGGAGAAACTTTGGTATAATGTTTGCGTTCATTTTTGGTTACCTTTCGATTAATGCTATTTTAGTCGAAAACTATAATCCGATTGTCGCCTCATCTGACAAACTACTATTTATTCATGGTGCAAACATTCCTACCTCACTTTTGGAAGCTATTGGTGTCACTGATAACACTGTTGATCCCGAAAGTAATGCTGGTATAAAAGAGAAGTCCGAAGATGAAATAAATGACGAAATTTCAGAGTCTAGAAGGTCGACCACAAACCTTGAAAATCAGAAGTTAGGATCCAGTGATATTTTCATGTGGCAGAATGTTGACTATGTTGTTCCTTATGACGGCGAAGATAGAAAGTTGCTAGACAATGTGCAAGGGTACGTTTTGCCAGGTACATTAACTGCATTGATGGGTGAATCCGGTGCTGGTAAGACTACTTTGTTGAATGTTCTATCTAGGCGTGTGGATGTTGGTGTCGTAAGTGGGGACATGCTTATTAATGGAAAACCGATTGATTCCTCCTTTGAAAGGAGAACTGGTTATGTTCAACAGCAGGACCTTCATATTGCAGAATTGACTGTTAGagaatctttgattttcagtGCAAGATTAAGAAGACCACACACTGTACcagacaaagaaaaaattgagtACGTTGATGAAGTTATAAAGATTCTAAACATGGAGGAATATTCAGATTCCATTACAGGCGAATCTGGTTATGGTTTGAATGTTGAACAGAGAAAGAAACTATCTATTGCTACCGAGCTCGTCGCAAAACCAtcattattgttatttttggatGAACCTACGTCTGGTCTAGATTCCCAGTCTTCATGGGCTATTGTCCAAGTTTTAAAGGATTTGGCACGTGCCGGTCAAGCTATTTTGTGTACTATCCACCAGCCGTCGGCAACATTGTTTGAAGAGTTCGACAAGTTGTTACTTTTGAGGAGAGGTGGTCAGACTGTTTACTTTGGTGATATTGGTAAAAATTCAGAAACTCTGTTGAACTATTTTGAACAGCAAGGAGCAAGAAAATGTTCGCCAACCGAAAACCCTGCAGAGTATATCCTAGAAGCAATCGGTGCCGGTTCCATCTCTGCTACCGAAGATTGGAATGAAAAATGGCTTCAATCTGAACAGTGTGCTGCTGTCACTCAAGAAATTGCCAACCTTATTGCTGAAACATCGAAGTTGCCTGCATCTGACAACTCCGAACTTACCTCAAAGTTTGCTGCTCCATATATTGTCCAGTTTCGTGAAGTTTTTAGGAGAAcatttttgcaattttaCAGAAGTTTACCTTATATCATGGCAAAGTTTATGTTGTTTTTAGTCGGTGGTTTGCTAGCTGGATTTTCATTCTGGAACAGTAAGCATAGTGTAGTGGGTATGCAAAATGTCATGTTTGCCTGTTTtcttgctgttgttgttgctgccCCATTAATCAACCAAATCCAGGAGAAGGCCATTGCGTCTCGAGAATTGTATGAGGTTAGAGAATCCAAATCTAATACTTTCCACTGGTCCTTGTTAATGATATGCCAATACTTGACAGAAATTCCATTCTCCATTATATTTTCTACGATTTACTTCATTTGCTGGTACTTCCCGATTCAATTGGATAATTCAGCTGCTAGATGTGGTATGTGGTGGTTCACTTATTGTATCTTCTTCCAACTGTATTACGTTTCATTAGGGCTTGCAATTGTTTATTCATCCCCTGATTTGCCATCTGCCAATGTTCTTACCGGTTTAGCTTTgaattttattatttctttctgTGGTGTTGTTCAAACACCAAAACTAATGCCTGGGTTCTGGAAGTTTATGTGGAGGCTTTCACCTTTCACGTATTTCATGGATAACTTTTTGTCTCTTGGACTACACGAACGTGTAGTCGAATGCTCCAAACAAGAATACAATTACTTACAACCTCCAAGTGGATCAACGTGTGGCGATTATTTAGCAAACTACTTCAAAACGAACAATGGTTACGTTAATAATCCAAATGCAACCTCTGATTGTGCCGTCTGTCTATACAGAGTAGGAgatgaatatttgaagagTGTTGGAATGTCGTATAGCCATAGATGGAGAAATGTTGGTTTCTACTGTGTCTACATTGGATTTAATGTTTGTGCAATGGCTGGTCTTTATTACATCCTAAGAGTAAGAAAGATGAACGTTACTAGTCCTTTTGTTTCACTAGCAAAGAggttccaaaaaaaataaataatcttgatttccttttttaaTGTATTTAGTTTTCATTTCTCGTAAGTCTACAAGAGAAATACCTAGTATTTAATAGCTTGAAAACCCATCTTGTCTTTTTATAGTTCAGGTCGATATCATGCTGTTCATATTAGTATTCAGtggattttcaaaaaggaGCATTGACCCTGGTCTTTGCCTTTAAACTCACATAATAGCTGTAGCACGACGTGTTTGCCCAATCAACTTATCCATGCATACCTTGCTTTCTGAAGAGTAGAATCTCTCAAGTATCAGCGTATCATCGTGTTCTTGTTTATAACTTAAACAAGGGTTGGCTCGATCCTTCCTACTGTGTTTTTATATGTGCTGATACGCCATTTACACAAGTCATGGAGTATAAAAGGACTCTTTTAATATTGCTATATCTTCGATGTTTTGCTatcaatgtttttttcaccaaccaaaaaaaagaggctATGAATTGTCTGATTTATTATCCCGGTACGAAACTCTTGAAATCTTCTCACTAACTATCCTTTTGTACTAAATGATTGATCTTGTAAAAGTTTGGAAAtttacaaacaaaaaaaccGCGTTTCCAAGAAATTCGGCTATTGTGTTTTTTACAGCCTCGGCTATCGGGTGTATATGCGCGTATCTTTCTCAAAACACCAAAAGGGAgactttatttttatctttcGGCGATGTTTGTTTTGACTGTTTACAATATTACGTCTTTTTTGATGGTATGTAAATGGACCACACATACACTATGTCGACCAGGTATTGCAGCCCTAAAATGTACTGCTTTTGCCTACACACAATCATCATCTGATTTTGACATTCGTAACTTTAgtgttttcatcaaaacacACTACTGTTTGATTACTGCAATCCTAGTCTACTCAGTCATCTAATATTTGGCAACTGATTGCTTTGAATCCATAGGGTTTAAACTAATTGAGGGTAtacattgatttcatctCCTAGTTTTGAACAACTAGacagtttattttttggtatttATCCGCTGATTTTATACGAACACTGTTATGGTATGTATACTTATATCCTGAATGTTTTTGCCTTTTGTTGAGGGAGTACTAACAAAGACTTAACTTTTGAATATGGATAGTTACAAAGGGAATCAGGGCAAACACTACTGTCTAGTACGAGTGTATGGTAATTGAAGAGTCTAAAAAAGGCGTTTATTCTACGTTCTGCCCTTTACTTGTTTGGTATTCCAGCAAATGTCACTGG carries:
- a CDS encoding uncharacterized protein (PKUD0C11740; similar to Saccharomyces cerevisiae YDR011W (SNQ2); ancestral locus Anc_3.220), translating into MSSVSDSSVGKRDVPSACEKMQHNSSNASDGINSFHPGYQNQNEDFNDEVINIHRAITRESHFNEAIGTNDNQVLQRLSTLSRTLSHMTAADMKSFKIDENDFDLKAILKFMAHKNEENGIKTKNCEVVFKDLTITGKNTSASVVKDVTDVFFPPYAFIRNRIEARRNAFDFKKLPKTRKIVKDATGYLLPGTMTLVLGRPGAGCSSLLKVLSGETKTYIGYEGEISYGGIPSDVMFKDHKNQLIYNPELDVHFPYLTVEETMQFAIGCKTPNIRINNVSRKEYINTIKDLYLTLFGLKHVEKTLVGNDFVRGISGGQRKRVSIAEAMVTKGTVFCFDNATRGLDASTALEFAESLRTSTNITETTSVVTIYQASENIYKLFDYVTVLYLGRQVYFGPIDQAVDFFYRMGYEKPSRQTTPEFLTAVTDPLARNIRAGFKQSEIPQTADEFEQYWKNSPEYADLVRTVDSKLQYANGSETHQNFKDVAVAEKQKWTSSKSPYIINFVEQLKLCCERRFHNLVNNKAYTLTLVFAAVIQSLIIGSLYYNTTEETIGAFSRGGVLFFSCLYFAIMSLAETADLFMDKPILNKQFCYTMYRPSAELIAKQLVSFPVRCLAITCFSLIIYFLSNLKREAGSFFIYYLFVNLIVQAVVSLFTLLASLMPDLSAANGINGITMMSMIVYSSYMIQRPSMWWWFKWFSYCNPVLYAFESMILSEFRGRVMPCSETQLIPSGPSYSSINPLINQVCGFVGAAPSKELYNGRNDVDGMIYLKLAFQYTWGHMWRNFGIMFAFIFGYLSINAILVENYNPIVASSDKLLFIHGANIPTSLLEAIGVTDNTVDPESNAGIKEKSEDEINDEISESRRSTTNLENQKLGSSDIFMWQNVDYVVPYDGEDRKLLDNVQGYVLPGTLTALMGESGAGKTTLLNVLSRRVDVGVVSGDMLINGKPIDSSFERRTGYVQQQDLHIAELTVRESLIFSARLRRPHTVPDKEKIEYVDEVIKILNMEEYSDSITGESGYGLNVEQRKKLSIATELVAKPSLLLFLDEPTSGLDSQSSWAIVQVLKDLARAGQAILCTIHQPSATLFEEFDKLLLLRRGGQTVYFGDIGKNSETLLNYFEQQGARKCSPTENPAEYILEAIGAGSISATEDWNEKWLQSEQCAAVTQEIANLIAETSKLPASDNSELTSKFAAPYIVQFREVFRRTFLQFYRSLPYIMAKFMLFLVGGLLAGFSFWNSKHSVVGMQNVMFACFLAVVVAAPLINQIQEKAIASRELYEVRESKSNTFHWSLLMICQYLTEIPFSIIFSTIYFICWYFPIQLDNSAARCGMWWFTYCIFFQLYYVSLGLAIVYSSPDLPSANVLTGLALNFIISFCGVVQTPKLMPGFWKFMWRLSPFTYFMDNFLSLGLHERVVECSKQEYNYLQPPSGSTCGDYLANYFKTNNGYVNNPNATSDCAVCLYRVGDEYLKSVGMSYSHRWRNVGFYCVYIGFNVCAMAGLYYILRVRKMNVTSPFVSLAKRFQKK